One Oscillospiraceae bacterium genomic region harbors:
- a CDS encoding sugar phosphate nucleotidyltransferase, with product MNIILLSGGSGKRLWPLSNDIRSKQFIKIFKTADGYESMVQRVYRQITEVDKDASVTIATSKTQVSAIHNQLGDSVGVCVEPCRRDTFPAIALATAYLHDVKGVGPDEPVVVCPVDPYVNNDYFEALKQLSDLAEKGGANLSLMGIEPTYPSEKYGYIIPESAGSVSPVRTFKEKPDAKTAEQYIAQGALWNGGVFAYRLGYVLDRAHELIDFTDHQDLFNKYETLNKISFDYAVVEHESKIQVMRFAGQWKDMGTWNTLTEAMEEPKIGKAILNDACENVHVLNELDVPVLCMGLKDVVVSASPEGILVSDKEQSSYIKPFVDKIDQQIMFAEKSWGSFRVLDVEDESLTIKITLNPGHRMNYHSHARRDEVWTVISGRGYAIVDGVKTTVQAGDVVKMPAGSRHTIVADTELKVMEVQLGRDISVHDKEKFPFPEV from the coding sequence ATGAATATTATCCTGCTTTCCGGCGGCTCCGGCAAACGCCTGTGGCCGCTGTCCAATGACATCCGCTCCAAGCAGTTCATCAAAATTTTCAAGACCGCCGACGGCTACGAGTCGATGGTCCAGCGCGTCTACCGCCAGATCACCGAGGTGGACAAGGATGCCAGCGTTACCATCGCCACCAGCAAGACCCAGGTGTCGGCCATCCATAACCAGCTGGGTGACTCGGTGGGCGTCTGCGTTGAGCCCTGCCGCCGGGATACCTTCCCGGCTATCGCCCTGGCCACGGCCTACCTGCATGATGTAAAGGGCGTCGGCCCGGACGAGCCTGTCGTCGTATGCCCGGTGGACCCCTATGTCAATAACGACTACTTCGAGGCTCTCAAGCAGCTGTCTGACCTGGCTGAAAAGGGCGGGGCCAACCTCTCCCTGATGGGCATTGAGCCGACCTATCCCAGCGAGAAGTACGGCTACATCATCCCCGAAAGTGCTGGCTCCGTCAGCCCGGTGCGCACTTTTAAGGAAAAGCCCGACGCCAAAACGGCGGAGCAGTACATCGCCCAGGGAGCACTGTGGAACGGCGGCGTCTTTGCCTACCGCCTGGGCTACGTGCTGGACCGCGCCCATGAACTCATCGACTTCACCGACCATCAGGACCTCTTTAATAAGTACGAAACGCTGAACAAGATCAGCTTCGACTACGCCGTGGTCGAGCACGAGTCCAAAATTCAGGTCATGCGTTTTGCGGGGCAGTGGAAGGACATGGGCACCTGGAACACCCTGACCGAGGCGATGGAAGAACCGAAGATCGGCAAAGCCATCTTGAACGACGCCTGCGAGAACGTGCATGTGCTGAACGAGCTGGACGTGCCGGTGCTCTGCATGGGCCTGAAAGATGTGGTGGTCTCTGCCAGTCCCGAGGGCATCCTCGTCTCCGACAAAGAGCAGTCCAGCTACATCAAGCCCTTTGTGGACAAGATCGACCAGCAGATCATGTTTGCCGAGAAGTCCTGGGGCAGCTTCCGCGTGCTGGACGTGGAGGACGAAAGCCTGACCATCAAGATCACGCTGAACCCCGGCCACCGTATGAACTACCACAGCCATGCCCGCCGGGATGAGGTGTGGACGGTCATCTCCGGCCGCGGCTATGCCATCGTCGACGGCGTAAAGACCACCGTGCAGGCAGGGGATGTGGTGAAGATGCCCGCCGGCAGCCGCCACACCATCGTGGCCGACACCGAACTGAAAGTGATGGAAGTCCAGCTTGGCCGCGACATCAGTGTCCACGATAAAGAAAAGTTCCCGTTCCCGGAAGTGTAA
- a CDS encoding DUF6076 domain-containing protein codes for MNIRITEQITTIRNDNAQCQWTIKTENCFGLIYNSLERHYPNFNEDAIVTNCINYMRNAMTGKDIHPATSYKLLGRVERGHTLLFFREYFDGKESVAFSLQDVDKIRIASRMKSNYLPVSINDTTSMEFDDLTNVTQVMVAVLYYYSYYGFKLVKCRHCGRWFATKSLKNQYCKQISPCCGEILKGENKSCEQAVRQIIQNCTRLRGAIRTKASNTVSAQLHSSKFLSEFEKENIGLECAARERPTVENLTLYYNFLKRTNKEKKWLGG; via the coding sequence GTGAATATTCGCATCACAGAACAAATTACCACCATCAGGAATGACAATGCACAATGCCAGTGGACAATAAAGACCGAAAACTGCTTTGGTCTTATATACAATTCTTTAGAAAGACATTACCCCAATTTTAATGAGGATGCCATAGTTACAAACTGTATCAACTATATGCGTAACGCAATGACCGGCAAAGATATTCATCCTGCAACATCCTACAAATTGCTTGGACGTGTTGAAAGAGGGCATACATTGCTTTTCTTCCGTGAATACTTTGACGGTAAGGAATCTGTTGCGTTTTCATTGCAAGATGTCGACAAAATTCGCATAGCAAGCCGCATGAAGTCGAACTATCTGCCTGTTAGCATCAATGATACAACAAGTATGGAATTTGACGATTTGACAAACGTTACACAAGTAATGGTAGCGGTGCTTTATTACTATAGCTACTATGGGTTTAAGCTTGTGAAATGTCGCCATTGTGGGCGTTGGTTCGCCACAAAGAGTCTGAAGAACCAGTATTGCAAGCAGATTAGCCCGTGTTGTGGCGAGATTTTGAAGGGCGAAAATAAAAGTTGCGAACAAGCGGTGCGGCAAATTATACAGAACTGTACACGACTCAGAGGTGCCATCCGGACAAAAGCAAGCAATACAGTTTCTGCGCAGCTGCACAGCAGTAAATTTCTATCGGAGTTTGAAAAGGAAAACATTGGATTAGAATGTGCCGCAAGAGAAAGACCGACCGTTGAGAATCTAACTCTATATTACAATTTTTTAAAAAGAACAAACAAAGAGAAAAAGTGGTTAGGAGGTTAA
- a CDS encoding tyrosine-type recombinase/integrase, whose amino-acid sequence MANITKRTNKDGSVSYRIKVSAGQGADGRYVYRSATFTPPPKMTARQEAKAVQEFADDFERRVQDGLFTANDLTVDGLAERWMSDYCERQLKAYTVDGYRKLMPRVSAALGHIKLSKLRPGHIQEFYSQLAQPGVREDSKYRARAAFVEAFPKGTRQALRQAAGISERTLSEAMAGRNVSKRTAEKIASAAGWAFTRAFICSGGDTLSANSQRHYHLMLSSMFSTAVRWQLMDENPCDRVTPPKLDEIDVEFLDELQIATLLEALGDAPVQMSVITQIALFTGARRGEICGLRWSDIDLDAGVLAINRNLAYIPHKGMIFDYPKTKKSRRCIRLSDDCVELLKDYKQWQMRERIKVGTYWQREITVEGGKRVKNDLLFTKQDGNPLDPNKVSSWFPEFLREHNLPPCRFHSLRHSNAALLIAAHVPATTVAGRLGHAQVSTTTNIYAAMIRSSDAAAADALGNVFERIRQRQNIG is encoded by the coding sequence ATGGCAAACATAACGAAACGGACAAATAAAGACGGCTCTGTCTCCTACCGCATCAAAGTATCCGCCGGGCAGGGCGCAGATGGTCGGTACGTCTACCGTTCGGCGACGTTTACACCGCCGCCAAAGATGACCGCACGGCAAGAGGCGAAAGCTGTGCAGGAGTTCGCGGACGACTTTGAACGACGTGTTCAAGACGGTCTGTTTACCGCAAACGATTTAACGGTGGACGGTCTTGCCGAACGCTGGATGAGCGACTACTGCGAAAGACAACTAAAGGCATACACGGTGGACGGGTACAGAAAACTGATGCCGCGTGTGTCTGCTGCGCTGGGGCATATCAAGCTGTCGAAACTGCGTCCCGGTCACATTCAGGAGTTTTACAGCCAGTTGGCACAGCCGGGTGTTCGGGAGGATTCCAAGTACAGGGCGCGGGCAGCGTTTGTGGAAGCCTTTCCCAAAGGTACACGGCAAGCGCTGCGGCAAGCCGCCGGGATTTCGGAGCGAACGCTGTCGGAGGCAATGGCAGGACGCAATGTTTCCAAGAGAACTGCCGAGAAAATAGCCAGTGCGGCGGGCTGGGCGTTTACCAGAGCCTTCATCTGCTCCGGCGGCGATACGCTCAGCGCAAACAGTCAGCGACATTATCATTTAATGCTTTCATCCATGTTCAGCACGGCGGTGCGGTGGCAGCTTATGGATGAAAACCCTTGCGATCGTGTCACGCCGCCCAAGCTGGATGAAATCGACGTGGAGTTTTTGGACGAACTGCAAATTGCCACCTTGCTGGAGGCGTTGGGGGATGCGCCTGTGCAGATGTCTGTAATTACGCAGATTGCCTTATTTACGGGCGCCCGGCGGGGCGAAATCTGCGGCTTGCGTTGGTCGGATATAGATTTAGATGCCGGCGTGTTGGCAATCAACCGAAACCTTGCGTATATCCCGCACAAGGGAATGATTTTCGACTATCCCAAAACGAAAAAAAGCCGTCGCTGCATAAGGCTGAGCGACGACTGCGTAGAATTATTGAAAGACTATAAGCAATGGCAAATGCGGGAGCGCATCAAGGTGGGTACTTATTGGCAACGGGAAATCACGGTGGAAGGAGGCAAGCGGGTAAAGAACGATCTGCTGTTTACTAAGCAGGACGGAAACCCGCTTGACCCGAACAAGGTTTCCTCCTGGTTCCCTGAATTTTTGCGGGAGCATAACCTGCCGCCGTGCCGCTTTCATAGTCTGCGCCATTCCAATGCGGCGTTGCTGATTGCGGCACACGTCCCGGCAACAACGGTTGCGGGACGCTTGGGTCATGCGCAGGTTTCTACGACCACAAACATCTATGCCGCTATGATTCGTTCGTCTGATGCGGCGGCAGCGGATGCGCTGGGCAACGTTTTTGAAAGGATTCGCCAGCGGCAAAATATAGGGTGA
- a CDS encoding GDP-L-fucose synthase produces MMEKNAKIYVAGHRGMVGSAIVRELQRQGYTNIITRTHKELDLCRQQDVEDFFAAEKPEYVFLAAAKVGGIVANQEALADFMYYNMTLEMNAIHSAWQNGCKKLEFLGSSCIYPRMAPQPMQESCLLTSELEKTNEAYALAKISGLKYCEFLNRQYGTDYISVMPTNLYGPNDNYHPTHSHVVPALIRRFHEAKVNGVESVTCWGDGSPLREFLYVDDLANLCVFLMNNYSGNETVNAGTGKELTIKELTELVAKVVGYTGEIKWDTSKPNGTPRKLLDVSKATKLGWTYKTELEDGLRLSYEDFLHNPMRAER; encoded by the coding sequence ATGATGGAGAAAAACGCAAAGATCTATGTAGCCGGGCATCGAGGCATGGTGGGCAGCGCCATCGTGCGGGAACTGCAGCGCCAGGGCTATACCAATATCATCACCCGTACCCACAAGGAACTGGACCTCTGCCGCCAGCAGGATGTGGAGGATTTCTTCGCCGCCGAAAAGCCGGAGTATGTCTTTTTGGCAGCGGCCAAGGTGGGCGGCATCGTCGCCAACCAGGAGGCCCTGGCCGACTTCATGTACTACAACATGACGCTGGAGATGAACGCTATCCACTCCGCCTGGCAGAACGGCTGCAAAAAGCTGGAATTCCTGGGCTCTTCCTGCATCTACCCCCGCATGGCGCCCCAGCCCATGCAGGAAAGCTGCCTGCTGACCAGTGAGTTGGAAAAGACCAACGAGGCCTACGCCCTGGCCAAGATCAGCGGCCTGAAATACTGCGAGTTCCTGAACCGCCAGTACGGCACTGACTATATCAGCGTCATGCCCACCAACCTCTACGGCCCCAACGATAACTACCATCCCACCCACAGCCATGTGGTACCCGCCCTCATCCGCCGCTTCCACGAAGCCAAGGTCAACGGCGTCGAGAGTGTCACCTGCTGGGGCGATGGCAGCCCGCTGCGCGAGTTCCTGTATGTGGACGACCTCGCCAACCTGTGCGTCTTCCTGATGAATAACTACTCCGGCAACGAGACCGTCAACGCCGGCACCGGCAAGGAGCTGACCATCAAGGAACTGACCGAGCTGGTGGCTAAGGTCGTCGGCTACACCGGCGAGATCAAGTGGGATACCTCCAAGCCCAACGGCACGCCCCGCAAGCTGCTGGACGTCAGCAAAGCTACCAAGCTGGGCTGGACCTACAAGACCGAGCTGGAAGACGGCCTGCGCCTTTCCTACGAGGACTTCCTGCATAACCCGATGCGCGCCGAGCGTTGA
- a CDS encoding helix-turn-helix domain-containing protein has translation MSKIEFPRMATISQAAAESGVPAYRIRQLCKAGTVRSVRCGRKVLVNLSSLAAWMQGDAEPTQPGIRRVGI, from the coding sequence ATGTCAAAAATTGAATTTCCCCGTATGGCAACCATCTCGCAAGCTGCCGCTGAATCTGGCGTTCCTGCCTACCGTATTCGTCAGCTTTGCAAGGCGGGCACGGTGCGCAGCGTCCGGTGCGGACGCAAGGTGCTTGTGAATTTATCGAGCCTCGCTGCATGGATGCAGGGCGACGCAGAGCCGACACAACCCGGTATCCGCCGGGTAGGGATATGA